A window from Aerococcus sp. Group 1 encodes these proteins:
- a CDS encoding acyl CoA:acetate/3-ketoacid CoA transferase, with protein MGKKKPVISRREAADLIKDNDLLATCTFGLGGLPEDLLVGVKERYEEEQHPKDITFMWSCGIGNNKPGRGADHLLADGLVKRIIAGHVGSSPGMVDKVVNNEVEAYLLPQGVFTQLYRAIAGNKPFLTKVGLQTYVDPRLEGAKATEKTTEELIELAEFGGEEWLKYPDFDIDVAFIRGSFADEKGNMNVEDETCILEQLELAMATKKKGGTVIAQVKQIVENNSLDPKSIVVPGGLIDYIVVADPEYHYQTMGTYYSPELAGKINVPVDSVKPAPLSSRKVIGRRAAMELQPDSVINLGIGTPDMVASVAQEEGVADEYVTTLEMGIWGGSAAGGLDFGASRNADASIAMANQFDFYDGNGLDLSVLGIGQIDQYGNNNVTKFGPKVPGPGGFINISQNTKNLVFVGTLTVGGKSHIEDGKLVIDEQGRGPKFLKEVEQVSFSGKYAQENDQNILYVTERAVFDLHEGKVRLIEIAPGIDLQKDVLDQMEFEPEIAEDLKEMNPDIFKEEWGGLKEIIDAKSKK; from the coding sequence ATGGGTAAAAAGAAACCAGTTATTTCAAGACGTGAAGCAGCTGATTTAATTAAAGATAACGATCTATTAGCTACTTGTACTTTCGGTTTAGGGGGCCTACCTGAAGACTTACTAGTAGGGGTTAAAGAACGTTACGAAGAAGAACAACATCCCAAAGATATCACTTTCATGTGGTCATGTGGTATTGGTAACAACAAACCTGGCCGTGGTGCTGACCACTTATTAGCAGATGGTTTGGTAAAACGTATCATTGCTGGTCACGTTGGTTCTTCACCTGGTATGGTTGATAAGGTGGTTAATAACGAAGTTGAAGCCTATTTATTACCACAAGGTGTATTTACTCAACTTTATCGCGCTATTGCTGGTAACAAACCTTTCTTAACTAAAGTTGGTTTACAAACCTATGTTGACCCTCGTTTAGAAGGGGCTAAAGCAACTGAAAAAACCACTGAAGAACTTATTGAATTAGCGGAATTTGGTGGCGAAGAATGGTTGAAATATCCAGATTTTGATATTGATGTTGCCTTCATCCGTGGATCATTTGCTGATGAAAAAGGAAACATGAACGTTGAAGATGAGACCTGTATTCTTGAACAACTTGAATTAGCAATGGCTACCAAGAAAAAAGGTGGTACCGTTATTGCTCAAGTAAAACAAATTGTTGAAAACAACTCTCTAGATCCTAAGAGTATTGTGGTACCAGGCGGTTTAATTGACTATATTGTGGTAGCTGACCCTGAATATCACTACCAAACTATGGGAACCTACTACAGCCCAGAACTAGCTGGAAAAATCAATGTTCCAGTGGACAGCGTTAAACCAGCTCCACTTTCATCACGTAAAGTCATTGGGCGTCGTGCAGCTATGGAATTACAACCTGATTCTGTGATTAACTTAGGTATCGGTACGCCTGACATGGTGGCTTCTGTTGCCCAAGAAGAAGGCGTTGCTGACGAATATGTGACAACTCTAGAGATGGGTATCTGGGGTGGTAGTGCTGCTGGTGGCTTGGACTTTGGTGCTTCACGTAATGCTGATGCTTCCATTGCTATGGCTAACCAATTTGACTTCTACGATGGTAACGGTTTAGACCTTTCTGTATTAGGAATTGGACAAATTGACCAATATGGTAACAATAACGTTACAAAATTTGGACCTAAAGTTCCTGGCCCAGGTGGATTCATCAATATTTCTCAAAACACTAAGAACCTTGTCTTTGTAGGTACTTTAACTGTTGGTGGTAAGTCACACATCGAAGACGGTAAATTAGTCATTGATGAACAAGGTCGTGGACCTAAATTCTTGAAAGAAGTTGAACAAGTAAGTTTCTCTGGTAAATATGCTCAAGAAAATGACCAAAATATCTTATACGTCACTGAACGTGCTGTCTTTGACTTACATGAAGGTAAAGTTCGTTTAATTGAAATTGCACCAGGAATTGACCTCCAAAAAGATGTTCTCGACCAAATGGAATTTGAACCTGAAATTGCCGAAGACTTGAAAGAAATGAATCCTGATATCTTTAAAGAAGAATGGGGCGGCCTTAAAGAAATTATTGATGCAAAATCTAAAAAATAA
- a CDS encoding GntP family permease, whose amino-acid sequence MEILGVIGIFLAIIAIIYLSVRGLNIVIAAPLATLIVILTNQMDIFGSLIGDAPSYMTGLAGFLIKNFAIFLLGAVLAQYMEKSNATVSIANWVLAKVGLDNPFIVLVAFAGIAAILTYGGISLFVVMFALVPLARPIFKKLNVNWSLLPIPLFLGMATVTMSMLPGTPSVQNAVPTTYLGTTLTAAPVLSMIGVITVVAFGLTYLKFQLNRSLAKGETFYSYLGEGESVGEEADLDAETDEENIPPILLAILPLITLVAIILIFSDVPNIILIALTVGILLSAFLYRKYLPKQTSLLNDGANSAVPSAFATSSSVAFGSVLTSAPGFSVVQDAIMSIPGNPLIGLSVATALLGGITGSSSGALGIVMQNFAPTYLEMGIAPELIHRIAVVASAVITVVPHSGVTITFNNLTGLSLKNAFMHQFIMVNGGHLLALIAMLIASTILY is encoded by the coding sequence ATGGAAATTCTTGGCGTAATCGGTATATTTCTTGCGATTATCGCAATTATTTATTTATCAGTTAGAGGATTAAACATTGTTATTGCTGCTCCTCTAGCCACATTAATTGTTATTCTAACCAACCAAATGGACATCTTTGGGTCATTAATTGGTGATGCACCTTCTTATATGACCGGTCTTGCAGGTTTCTTAATTAAAAACTTTGCGATTTTCCTATTAGGTGCAGTTCTGGCTCAATATATGGAAAAAAGTAATGCAACAGTTTCTATCGCTAACTGGGTATTGGCCAAAGTTGGTTTAGATAATCCCTTTATTGTGTTAGTAGCTTTTGCTGGTATTGCAGCAATATTAACTTATGGGGGGATTAGCTTATTTGTGGTTATGTTTGCCTTAGTCCCATTAGCTCGACCAATCTTTAAAAAGTTAAATGTGAATTGGTCCTTATTACCTATTCCGCTATTCTTGGGAATGGCAACCGTAACTATGTCTATGCTGCCAGGGACACCTTCAGTTCAAAACGCGGTACCAACGACTTACTTAGGGACTACTTTAACAGCAGCTCCTGTGTTGAGTATGATTGGTGTTATTACAGTGGTTGCTTTTGGGCTGACCTACTTAAAGTTTCAATTAAATCGGAGTCTAGCTAAGGGAGAAACTTTCTATTCCTATTTAGGTGAAGGGGAATCAGTTGGAGAAGAAGCTGACCTTGACGCTGAAACAGATGAAGAAAATATTCCTCCAATTTTATTAGCTATTTTACCATTGATTACTTTAGTAGCGATTATTTTAATCTTCAGTGATGTGCCGAATATTATTTTGATTGCTTTAACTGTGGGTATCTTATTAAGTGCCTTCTTATATCGGAAATATTTACCAAAACAAACTTCACTATTGAATGATGGAGCTAATAGTGCTGTACCATCAGCCTTTGCTACTTCAAGCTCAGTAGCTTTTGGGTCAGTATTAACCAGTGCTCCTGGCTTCAGTGTGGTTCAAGATGCGATTATGTCTATCCCGGGTAACCCTTTAATTGGACTATCTGTAGCAACTGCTTTACTTGGCGGGATTACAGGTTCTAGTTCCGGGGCTCTGGGGATCGTTATGCAAAACTTTGCACCAACTTATTTAGAGATGGGAATTGCGCCTGAATTGATTCACCGTATTGCAGTTGTTGCATCAGCTGTGATTACAGTGGTTCCTCATTCGGGAGTGACAATCACCTTTAACAACTTGACTGGCTTAAGTTTAAAAAATGCTTTCATGCATCAGTTTATAATGGTTAATGGTGGTCACTTGCTTGCCTTGATCGCTATGTTAATTGCTTCAACAATTTTATATTAA
- the fabG gene encoding 3-oxoacyl-ACP reductase FabG, with amino-acid sequence MFNDQVVVVTGAGQGIGAEIAKEFAQDGAQVVIVDFNEETAQKTAEAINENNGKAVAYQADVSDFDRAEEIIADVVEKYGKVDVLINNAGITRDASLKKMTKEQWDQVIATNLTGVFNYSKAAFIRMTAAGYGRIVNASSLAGVEGNFGQTNYSASKAGIIGMTKTIAREGAAKGVTVNAVAPGFIETPMTDAIPEEIKQNMIDGIPVKRIGYPKDIANAMKFLASPDSGYITGQLLQVNGGMNM; translated from the coding sequence ATGTTTAACGATCAAGTTGTTGTAGTTACTGGCGCAGGCCAAGGTATTGGTGCTGAAATCGCTAAAGAATTCGCTCAAGATGGTGCTCAAGTAGTTATTGTGGATTTCAATGAAGAAACTGCACAAAAGACAGCAGAAGCCATTAATGAAAATAATGGTAAAGCAGTTGCTTATCAAGCAGATGTATCTGATTTCGACCGTGCTGAGGAAATTATTGCAGATGTTGTTGAAAAATACGGTAAAGTTGATGTCTTAATCAACAATGCTGGTATTACCCGTGATGCTTCATTGAAGAAAATGACAAAAGAACAATGGGATCAAGTTATTGCAACTAACTTAACAGGTGTATTTAACTATTCTAAAGCAGCATTTATTCGCATGACTGCCGCAGGGTACGGACGTATTGTTAACGCTTCTTCCTTAGCAGGGGTTGAAGGTAACTTCGGTCAAACCAACTATTCCGCTTCAAAAGCAGGTATTATTGGTATGACTAAGACAATCGCTCGTGAAGGTGCTGCTAAAGGTGTTACCGTTAATGCCGTTGCACCAGGTTTCATTGAAACCCCAATGACCGATGCTATTCCAGAAGAAATCAAACAAAATATGATTGATGGTATTCCAGTAAAACGTATTGGTTATCCAAAAGACATTGCCAATGCAATGAAATTCTTAGCTTCACCAGATTCAGGTTATATCACTGGTCAATTACTACAAGTTAACGGTGGTATGAACATGTAA
- a CDS encoding LysR family transcriptional regulator — protein MSNITPLVLMETIVAEGNITAAAEKLYVSQPYLSKMLSRLEGEYGLEFFTRLPRSVQITYAGERYLDHLRRKHEIDLDMLSEFDMISKNKKGKLN, from the coding sequence ATGTCTAACATAACACCCTTAGTACTCATGGAAACAATTGTTGCCGAAGGTAATATCACTGCTGCTGCAGAAAAGCTCTATGTCTCTCAACCCTATTTAAGTAAAATGTTAAGTCGTTTAGAAGGTGAGTATGGATTAGAATTTTTCACCCGTTTACCGCGTTCGGTTCAAATTACTTATGCCGGTGAACGTTATTTAGACCATTTGCGCAGAAAGCATGAAATCGACCTCGATATGCTAAGTGAATTTGATATGATCTCAAAAAACAAAAAGGGAAAATTAAACTAG
- a CDS encoding LysR family transcriptional regulator substrate-binding protein: protein MIPPFLDKNPEIKFEFYEEDADTIDSLIENHMIDIAFEMAPMENNAFQHHYIYSDQMYLIVPKNNPLYQEKYGSEITHFPYDLEKLDNLPLVLLPHNFGLRRLVDLFYNRKRLKQNVILETSTVYSAVGLTRKGVGATFVPVTGMSWPTFNDCNVFVFDSDIFKCDYVFSHRQDRSLAPTIVEFIQTSTDILRKLSPKFTFSTNKD from the coding sequence ATTATTCCACCCTTTCTTGATAAAAATCCCGAAATTAAATTTGAATTTTATGAAGAGGATGCCGATACCATTGATTCTTTAATCGAAAATCACATGATTGATATCGCTTTTGAAATGGCTCCTATGGAAAACAATGCTTTTCAACATCACTATATCTATAGCGACCAGATGTATTTGATTGTCCCTAAAAATAACCCACTCTACCAAGAGAAATATGGAAGCGAGATCACCCATTTCCCCTACGATCTTGAAAAATTAGATAATCTCCCCCTCGTCTTACTCCCCCATAATTTTGGTTTAAGACGCTTAGTGGATTTATTTTATAACCGTAAAAGGCTAAAACAGAATGTCATTTTGGAAACTTCCACTGTCTATTCGGCAGTCGGTTTAACAAGAAAAGGAGTAGGGGCTACCTTTGTACCGGTTACAGGAATGTCTTGGCCAACTTTTAATGACTGTAATGTCTTTGTTTTTGATAGTGATATTTTTAAGTGTGACTATGTATTCTCTCATCGTCAAGATCGTTCACTAGCGCCAACCATCGTTGAATTTATTCAAACATCAACGGATATTCTTCGCAAACTCAGCCCTAAATTTACCTTCTCCACCAATAAAGACTAA
- a CDS encoding enoyl-CoA hydratase/isomerase family protein: MSVVETKVENKVGKIILRNDPLNILEMEHLQMIEDAVHEMDNNDDVSVIYFTMVMQKEGKIFSAGMDLDEMLATQEEENGIENYCKVSKRNYSCFYYAKKPVIYVYDGIVRGGGCEMSLFADYRIAGEKLNIALPEIGIGIIPGGGGTQTLQRLIGVANAKSLIYTGRPLKAEEAKEVGLVQNVFPSDSLQEEATKIAEKMAKNSPQGLQAAKRAINDGAHLPIDEALAFETEVFVDNFKTEDAAEGIKAFKEKREPNYKNR; encoded by the coding sequence ATGTCAGTTGTTGAGACTAAAGTTGAGAATAAAGTGGGTAAAATTATTCTAAGAAATGACCCCTTAAATATCTTAGAAATGGAACACTTACAAATGATCGAAGATGCTGTTCATGAAATGGATAACAATGATGATGTGAGTGTTATTTACTTCACAATGGTTATGCAAAAGGAAGGCAAAATCTTCTCAGCTGGGATGGACCTCGATGAAATGTTAGCAACTCAAGAGGAAGAAAACGGGATTGAAAATTACTGTAAAGTGTCTAAACGTAACTACTCCTGCTTCTACTATGCTAAAAAACCGGTTATCTATGTTTATGATGGCATTGTTCGCGGTGGCGGTTGCGAAATGTCACTCTTTGCTGACTACCGGATTGCTGGGGAAAAATTAAATATTGCTTTACCAGAAATTGGCATTGGTATTATCCCAGGTGGTGGCGGTACCCAAACACTTCAACGTTTAATTGGTGTTGCTAATGCGAAATCATTAATTTATACCGGCAGACCATTGAAAGCTGAAGAAGCTAAAGAAGTTGGCTTAGTTCAAAATGTCTTTCCATCTGACAGCTTGCAAGAAGAAGCAACTAAGATTGCTGAAAAAATGGCTAAGAATTCCCCACAAGGTTTACAAGCGGCTAAACGTGCCATTAATGATGGGGCTCACCTACCTATCGATGAAGCTCTAGCCTTTGAAACCGAAGTCTTCGTTGATAACTTTAAAACAGAAGATGCTGCTGAAGGGATTAAAGCTTTCAAAGAAAAACGTGAACCTAACTACAAAAACCGTTAG
- a CDS encoding alanine--glyoxylate aminotransferase family protein gives MLNLCPGPTHISQAVLKAYSQIKTNPDIDHQYTQYQRQIENKISQLLHTKAVSFFMVGEALLALEAAVNSIIQPGDRVLVISNGVYGQGFQDFVNFVKAEVVLYESDWRRGIDLNDLKAFLEDNHDFQVATFVHCETPTGITNDIHGIGQILNSYDILSIVDSVSAIGGEYINFDQAKVDVLLGGSQKCFSAPVGLASVTLSKRAIEHMENRHSPIPSFYANFQSYLSFDDPHFDFPYTMNEQAIYAMDVAIQQAIDSDFANKHQKWAEATRQLFKEAGFELYAKDHASNTLTSVLLPESVASLDVMKLVRDEDILITKGDGPQGERLLRIAHMGSNMEVKYFQKMYHALDKAFHHLGIKYQGELEEKFMLSDIAKNY, from the coding sequence ATGTTAAACTTGTGTCCCGGACCCACTCATATCTCCCAAGCCGTTCTTAAAGCCTATAGTCAAATAAAAACTAATCCTGATATTGACCACCAGTACACCCAATATCAACGTCAGATTGAAAACAAGATATCACAGTTATTACATACCAAGGCCGTCTCTTTTTTTATGGTGGGCGAAGCCCTATTGGCTCTAGAAGCTGCTGTCAATTCTATCATCCAACCAGGAGACCGGGTTTTGGTGATTAGTAACGGGGTTTATGGTCAAGGCTTTCAAGACTTTGTCAACTTTGTTAAGGCAGAGGTTGTGCTTTATGAAAGTGACTGGCGCCGTGGGATTGATTTGAATGACTTAAAAGCCTTTCTAGAAGACAACCACGATTTTCAGGTGGCAACTTTCGTCCATTGTGAAACCCCCACCGGCATCACTAATGATATTCATGGCATCGGTCAAATCTTAAATAGCTATGATATTCTCTCTATAGTCGATTCAGTTTCCGCAATTGGCGGCGAATATATTAACTTTGACCAAGCTAAAGTGGATGTCTTACTTGGTGGTAGTCAAAAATGCTTTTCCGCTCCTGTAGGCTTGGCTAGTGTCACCCTTTCTAAACGCGCTATAGAGCATATGGAAAATCGTCATTCCCCTATCCCTAGCTTTTACGCCAATTTCCAATCTTATCTCAGCTTTGACGACCCGCACTTCGACTTTCCTTATACAATGAATGAACAGGCCATTTACGCCATGGATGTAGCTATTCAACAAGCGATTGACAGTGATTTTGCCAACAAGCATCAAAAATGGGCTGAAGCTACCCGACAATTATTTAAAGAAGCCGGTTTTGAACTATATGCTAAAGACCATGCCTCAAATACATTAACCAGTGTTTTACTCCCTGAATCAGTTGCAAGCCTGGATGTGATGAAATTAGTAAGGGACGAAGATATTTTAATTACTAAAGGCGACGGGCCCCAAGGCGAAAGGCTGCTACGAATCGCCCATATGGGAAGTAATATGGAAGTCAAATATTTCCAAAAAATGTACCACGCCCTAGACAAAGCCTTTCATCATTTGGGTATAAAATACCAAGGAGAACTCGAAGAAAAGTTTATGTTAAGTGACATTGCTAAAAACTATTAA
- a CDS encoding branched-chain amino acid transporter permease — translation MSFNQQLITVILLALGTALTRFIVFVVFSKNQVPPRFVTYLGKVLPAAAISLLVVYSLQSSNPLAYPYALPELIAILVTILLQAKTHRSLLSIAGGTLSYMFLVQVLFP, via the coding sequence ATGAGTTTTAACCAACAGTTAATAACAGTCATTCTCTTGGCCTTGGGAACAGCCTTAACCCGTTTTATTGTCTTTGTGGTTTTTTCGAAAAACCAAGTTCCTCCTCGCTTTGTCACTTATTTGGGTAAAGTCCTTCCTGCCGCTGCGATTAGCCTTTTAGTGGTTTATTCCTTACAATCAAGTAACCCCTTGGCTTATCCTTATGCCTTGCCTGAGCTGATTGCCATCCTTGTGACAATCCTGCTTCAGGCTAAGACCCACCGCTCTTTACTGAGTATCGCTGGCGGAACCCTGTCTTATATGTTCTTAGTTCAAGTGCTTTTTCCGTAA
- a CDS encoding AzlC family ABC transporter permease: protein MKEALKFAFPKTIPIMMGYLFLSLSFGLLATSSGIHPWLTILMSLIVYGGSIQFAGINVLLGAYDPFAAFMLAVMVNARHMFYGITMLESYQSLGWKKYYSIFALSDETFSLTASVKVPGHIDKSWVYFLISLLDQFYWIIGTVLGIFLGNFISFSLRGIEFILTALFVSIFVDQWQGSANHRPQIIALATGLISLFIFGPNSFLIPAMLIIIAIFFFIFIREEEER from the coding sequence ATGAAAGAAGCACTCAAATTTGCCTTTCCTAAAACGATCCCGATTATGATGGGATATTTATTTTTGTCATTATCCTTTGGTTTATTAGCAACGAGTTCAGGAATTCACCCCTGGTTAACTATTTTAATGAGTCTAATTGTTTATGGGGGGTCGATTCAATTTGCCGGCATTAATGTCTTATTGGGAGCCTATGATCCCTTTGCCGCTTTTATGTTGGCTGTTATGGTAAATGCTAGACACATGTTTTATGGAATTACCATGTTGGAAAGTTATCAGTCCCTAGGTTGGAAAAAATATTATAGCATTTTTGCTTTGTCTGATGAAACCTTTTCACTTACGGCTTCGGTTAAGGTTCCCGGTCATATTGACAAGTCTTGGGTCTACTTTTTGATCAGTTTATTAGATCAGTTTTACTGGATTATTGGAACAGTTCTAGGGATTTTCTTAGGAAATTTTATCAGCTTTAGCCTAAGAGGAATTGAATTTATTTTAACAGCCTTGTTTGTAAGTATTTTTGTCGACCAATGGCAAGGAAGCGCTAACCATAGGCCACAAATCATTGCCCTAGCCACTGGCTTAATTAGTTTATTTATTTTTGGTCCTAACAGCTTCTTGATTCCTGCAATGTTAATCATTATTGCTATATTCTTTTTTATTTTTATACGTGAGGAGGAAGAAAGATGA
- the hpt gene encoding hypoxanthine phosphoribosyltransferase, whose product MDNLMEEILIPQAELLERIEELAKDIAKEYQDKNPLLVCVLKGGMPFMADLMKQMDILLEIDFMDVSSYGDAFESSGEVKIIKDLSVPAKGRHILFVEDIVDTGRTLTYLYKVLKSRQAASIKTVSLLDKPSRRKKDFQADWIGFEIPDKFVVGYGLDYKGQLRNYPNIAVLKEEVYS is encoded by the coding sequence ATGGATAATTTAATGGAAGAAATACTGATTCCCCAAGCGGAATTATTAGAACGTATCGAAGAATTAGCCAAGGACATTGCTAAAGAGTATCAAGATAAGAATCCTTTACTCGTTTGTGTCTTAAAAGGGGGGATGCCCTTTATGGCTGATTTAATGAAACAAATGGATATCCTACTTGAAATTGACTTTATGGATGTTTCTAGCTACGGTGATGCCTTTGAATCCAGTGGCGAAGTCAAAATAATAAAAGATTTATCGGTTCCTGCAAAGGGGCGTCATATCTTGTTTGTTGAAGATATCGTTGATACAGGGAGAACTTTAACCTATTTGTATAAGGTCTTAAAATCCCGCCAGGCAGCTTCCATAAAAACCGTTTCTTTATTAGATAAACCGAGTCGGCGCAAAAAGGACTTTCAGGCCGACTGGATCGGCTTTGAAATTCCGGATAAGTTTGTTGTCGGTTATGGCCTAGACTATAAGGGCCAATTGAGAAACTATCCTAATATTGCTGTTTTAAAAGAAGAAGTCTATTCTTAA
- the thiW gene encoding energy coupling factor transporter S component ThiW: MTKKSSPLILVTVAMFVAIGVVISPIFRIEGFAPTAHFVNVVCSVLLGPWYSLLNAILTAIIRMSLFSVPPLALTGQVFGAVLSGILYRLFNGSILACVLGEIIGTGIIGAIASYPVMALLLGKTGITWLFYVPSFLIATIIGGVLAYFFLATLRQTGLLYKMQKRLGVNVYDSSKKKA; encoded by the coding sequence TTGACTAAGAAATCAAGTCCATTGATTTTAGTAACGGTAGCGATGTTTGTGGCCATTGGGGTGGTTATTTCACCGATTTTTCGCATCGAGGGCTTTGCTCCTACTGCCCACTTTGTTAATGTAGTTTGTTCGGTCTTATTGGGCCCTTGGTATAGTTTGTTAAATGCCATTCTGACTGCAATTATTCGGATGAGTCTTTTTTCGGTGCCTCCATTAGCACTTACTGGCCAAGTTTTTGGTGCTGTGCTTTCGGGAATACTATATCGTCTCTTTAATGGTTCTATCCTTGCCTGTGTGCTTGGTGAAATTATCGGTACCGGGATTATCGGAGCTATTGCTTCTTATCCAGTAATGGCGCTTCTATTGGGAAAAACAGGAATTACTTGGCTGTTTTATGTTCCTAGTTTTCTAATTGCAACAATTATTGGTGGTGTCTTAGCTTATTTCTTCTTAGCCACCTTGCGGCAAACCGGTTTGCTTTATAAAATGCAAAAACGCCTAGGAGTCAATGTTTATGACTCATCTAAGAAAAAGGCTTAA
- a CDS encoding PTS transporter subunit IIC, whose protein sequence is MQNLKIKDIFNQVLNGASTGIVIGLIPSAILGALTRSWLSTPGVLADFAGSIQAFQFAVPFLVGLFAALQLNMKGMETAALAGAAFLGSGAARLVDGAWALKGTGDLINTIITVFIAAIFIKLYNNRWQSLNIVVLPLLGGILPGFIGRLILPLVSQLTLLLGQGIAHLTEIQPLIMAILIAIAFAIIIVTPLSSVAIAYAVSISGLAAGAANLGIVAVVFTFLYASSRVNSNGITFSLLFAGPKLFMANYLQNLKMTLPIVINAGVVGLFGYLFNIQGTTESAGFGITGLSGPINAYYFMDDNAVVNILVLCLTYVVVPLAISIITHQTFTRMGVYDESIYVYHAPEH, encoded by the coding sequence ATGCAGAATTTAAAAATTAAGGATATCTTTAATCAAGTTTTAAATGGGGCATCAACAGGTATTGTTATCGGTTTGATTCCTAGTGCCATACTAGGCGCATTAACTCGGTCTTGGCTAAGTACACCAGGCGTTTTGGCTGACTTTGCTGGCTCTATTCAAGCTTTTCAATTTGCCGTACCTTTTTTAGTCGGTCTCTTTGCGGCCTTGCAGTTAAATATGAAGGGCATGGAAACAGCAGCATTAGCAGGAGCTGCTTTTTTAGGGAGTGGAGCAGCTCGCTTAGTCGATGGGGCTTGGGCACTTAAAGGAACGGGAGACTTAATCAACACCATTATCACCGTCTTTATTGCTGCTATTTTTATTAAACTTTATAATAATCGTTGGCAAAGTCTCAACATTGTGGTTCTTCCTTTACTGGGAGGAATTTTACCCGGTTTTATTGGCCGTTTAATCCTACCTTTGGTTAGTCAACTGACATTACTTTTAGGCCAGGGGATTGCTCATCTCACAGAGATTCAACCATTAATTATGGCTATTTTAATCGCAATTGCCTTTGCCATTATTATTGTTACGCCTCTGTCTAGTGTTGCGATTGCTTACGCGGTATCCATTAGTGGTCTAGCGGCTGGGGCAGCTAACTTAGGAATTGTAGCGGTTGTATTTACTTTTCTCTATGCTTCTTCACGAGTTAACAGTAATGGGATTACTTTTTCATTATTATTTGCTGGGCCAAAATTATTTATGGCCAATTACTTACAAAACCTAAAAATGACCCTACCTATTGTGATTAATGCAGGGGTAGTAGGACTCTTTGGTTATTTATTTAATATTCAGGGAACTACTGAATCAGCTGGTTTTGGTATCACGGGTCTATCTGGACCAATCAATGCCTATTATTTTATGGATGATAATGCAGTGGTTAATATTTTGGTCCTCTGCCTAACATATGTAGTAGTGCCTTTGGCGATTTCTATTATTACCCATCAGACATTTACCCGTATGGGGGTTTATGATGAAAGTATTTATGTTTACCATGCTCCAGAACACTAA
- a CDS encoding 1-acyl-sn-glycerol-3-phosphate acyltransferase, whose product MWFYNFMAYLVKGLLRIVNGKPELSYHEDYDPDQQYLIVAPHRSILDPVIIGIHTLPKPVHFLAKQELFSSALVNWCLDHLGVMPVDRENPSMASLKAAVAELKKGEDNVGLFPTGSRYSTEIKDGAAVLAKMGKVNILPVAYQGPIHISGLFSRKAKNRVKFRVGKPIYLPAGKKLSKEDLKDIDQQIGQAFQVIDREIDPNYHYDLEAAIRERDRK is encoded by the coding sequence ATGTGGTTTTATAACTTTATGGCTTACTTGGTTAAAGGCTTACTTCGAATTGTCAATGGAAAACCAGAACTTTCCTACCATGAGGACTATGATCCTGATCAACAATATTTAATTGTTGCTCCCCACCGCAGTATACTTGATCCGGTAATTATCGGCATCCATACCTTACCTAAACCGGTTCATTTCTTAGCTAAGCAGGAGCTATTTTCATCTGCCTTGGTGAATTGGTGCTTAGACCACTTAGGTGTTATGCCAGTCGATCGAGAAAATCCTAGCATGGCTTCCTTAAAAGCGGCGGTAGCCGAACTCAAAAAGGGTGAAGATAACGTTGGACTTTTTCCTACTGGCTCTCGTTATTCGACAGAAATTAAGGATGGGGCAGCTGTATTGGCAAAAATGGGCAAGGTTAACATTTTACCCGTTGCCTACCAAGGCCCGATTCATATTTCTGGACTCTTTTCAAGAAAGGCAAAAAATCGGGTAAAGTTCAGAGTGGGAAAACCCATCTATTTGCCTGCTGGTAAGAAGCTATCAAAAGAAGACCTCAAGGACATCGATCAGCAAATTGGGCAGGCTTTTCAAGTAATCGATCGAGAGATTGACCCTAACTATCATTATGATCTTGAAGCAGCTATTCGGGAACGGGATCGAAAATAA